From the Quercus lobata isolate SW786 chromosome 6, ValleyOak3.0 Primary Assembly, whole genome shotgun sequence genome, one window contains:
- the LOC115993634 gene encoding metalloendoproteinase 2-MMP-like, translating into MAYNKAFSLFSFTLLLLVLLLPLHSHATSRNIHDKKSSPFEFLKHLQGCHKGEQVKGIHNLKAYLENFGYLSYNHSKNHTHTNDDDFDELLESAIKTYQLNYHLNATGTLDAKTVSTMMMPRCGVADISNGTNWMRSGKKKHHHRHGSLHTVSHYTFFQGNPKWPSSKYHLTYGFLPGTPTEAMSPVAKAFETWAANTHFKFSRAQDHTNANIKVSFHRRDHGDGHAFDGAGGILAHAWAPTDGRFHYDADEQWSVGAAPNAFDLETVALHEIGHLLGLDHSSVEGAIMWPNIRPGVTQGLHRDDIDGIKALYNF; encoded by the coding sequence ATGGCTTATAATAaagctttttctctattttcattCACTCTCCTCCTCCTCGTCCTCCTCCTTCCTCTCCACTCGCATGCAACTTCACGAAACATCCATGACAAAAAATCATCACCCTTTGAGTTTCTCAAACATCTTCAGGGATGTCACAAGGGAGAACAGGTCAAAGGCATCCATAACCTCAAAGCCTACCTCGAAAATTTTGGTTATTTGAGCTATAACCATTCCAAAAATCACACTCATACCAATGATGATGATTTCGATGAACTCTTGGAATCTGCCATTAAAACATACCAACTAAACTACCATCTCAATGCCACTGGAACTTTGGATGCCAAAACAGTATCAACAATGATGATGCCTCGTTGTGGGGTGGCAGATATCTCCAATGGTACGAATTGGATGCGCTCAGGCAAGAAGAAACACCATCACCGCCATGGCTCTTTACATACCGTCTCTCACTATACTTTCTTCCAAGGAAATCCCAAGTGGCCATCTTCTAAGTACCATCTCACCTATGGATTTCTTCCTGGCACTCCAACTGAAGCAATGAGTCCCGTCGCAAAAGCTTTCGAAACATGGGCTGCCAACACACACTTCAAGTTCTCAAGAGCTCAGGACCACACAAATGCAAATATCAAAGTTAGTTTCCACAGGAGGGATCATGGAGATGGGCACGCTTTTGATGGAGCTGGTGGAATCTTAGCACATGCTTGGGCGCCTACTGATGGGAGATTCCATTATGATGCAGATGAGCAGTGGAGTGTTGGAGCTGCCCCAAATGCGTTTGACTTGGAGACTGTTGCATTGCATGAAATTGGGCATCTTCTTGGACTCGATCATAGCTCTGTTGAAGGGGCCATTATGTGGCCTAACATACGTCCAGGAGTGACCCAAGGTTTGCATAGGGACGATATTGATGGCATTAAAgccttatataatttttga